Within the Micromonospora citrea genome, the region CCCTCGCCGTGCCACCCCGCCGCTCACGGCCGGCACGCCACGCCAGCCCACGCCGGTCGCCATGGCACCGGGCGAGCGGCCCACGCCACCGCTCCGGTCGCGGCCGGCACCGCCGGGCCACCCGCACCGGTCGCCACCCCGGCGCTCGCGGCCACCATCACGACGCAGTCCGGGCCAGGACCGTTCCGGCCGTCGCGGCCCGGCCGCCACCCCGGCGCTCGCGGCCACCATCACGACGCAGTCCGGGGCAGGACCGTTCCGGCCGTCGCGGCCCGGCGGTCCGTGCTCCCTCCCCGTCGGTCTGGCCGGTCGCGCCCCGGCCGGGCCGTCACAGCCTTCTGGTCCCGCCGCTGTCGAGCTGAATCGTCTACGACATCGGCTGAATCGTCTACGACATCAGCTCGACAGCGCGCGAGCGAGCCACCCGGGGGCCGACCCACGGACGACGGCACGACAGGCGCAACCGGTCCGCACCAGCTCGACAGCGCGCGATCGAGCCACCCGGGGGCCGACCCACGGACGACGGCACGACAGGCGCAACCGGTCCGCACCAGCTCGACAGCGCGCGATCGAGCCAGCCGAGGGGCGACCCGCGGACGACGGGACGACAGGCGCAACCGGTCCGCCCTCGACGCGGGCCGCCGGTCCCGTCCCTGGCCCGCCTGCCCCCCGGACCCGTCCGTCCCCGGCCCACGCACCCTGACCGACCCGCCCCGGCCGTGCGCGCCCTCCGGCCCGCCGCCGGCCCGTACGCGCCCTCCCCCCACCCCGGCCCGTGCGCGCCCTCACGCCCGTCTCGCGGCCGGGAACCGGTTCAACTCGACGCAGGCGGGTAGCCCGTCCAAGGACGGCACGAGGAGGGGCGACGGGACATGAAGGCACTGACCTGGCAGGGCAAGCGGGACGTACGGGTGGAGGACGTGCCCGATCCGCGCATCGAGGAGCCGACCGACGCGATCGTCCGGATCACGTCGACCGCGATCTGCGGCTCCGACCTGCATCTCTACGAGGTGCTCGGGCCGTTCCTCAAGCCCGGCGACGTCCTCGGGCACGAACCGATGGGCGTCGTCGAGGAGGTCGGCCCGGGAGTGACACGGCTCAAGCCGGGCGACCGGGTCGTGGTGCCGTTCAACATCTCCTGCGGCTCCTGCTGGATGTGCGAACGGAAGCTCTACGCCCAGTGCGAGACCACCCAGGTCACCGCGCAGGGCAAGGGCGCCGCGCTGTTCGGCTACACCTCGCTGTACGGCTCGGTTCCGGGCGGGCAGGCCGAGTACCTGCGGGTGCCGCACGCCCAGTTCGGCCCGATCAAGGTGCCCGACACCGGGCCCGACGAGCGCTGGCTCTACCTGTCCGACATCCTGCCGACGGCGTGGCAGGCGGTGAAGTACGCCGACACCCCGCGCGGCGGCACCCTCGCCGTCTTCGGGCTGGGGCCGGTCGGCCAGTTCTGCGCCCGCATCGGCCGCCACCTCGGCGCCGACCGCGTGATCGGGCTGGACCTGGTTCCGGAGCGGCTGGCGATGGCCCGCCGGCACGGCATCGAGGTGCTCGACGTCAGCAAGCTGGACAACGTGCCGGACGCGCTCATCGACCTGGTCGACGGGCGCGGCCCCGACGCGGTGATCGACGCGGTCGGCATGGAGGCGCACGGCGCGCCCCTCGGCAAGCTCGCCCAGACCGCCGCCGGGCTGCTGCCCGACAAGCTCGCCCAGACCATGACCGACAAGGTCGGCGTCGACCGGCTCGTCGTGCTCAAGGCCGCGCTCAAGGCCGTCCGGCGCGGCGGCACCGTCTCGATCTCCGGCGTGTACGGCGGCGAGGTCGACCCCATGCCCCTGATGGAGATGTTCGACCGGGGCGTCCAGTTGCGGATGGGGCAGTGCCACGTGCGCCGCTGGACCGACGAGATCGTCCCGCTGCTCTCCGACGACGCCGACCCGCTGGGCGTGGCGGACCTGCGCACCCACCGGGTGCCGCTGGCGCAGGCTCCGCAGGCGTACGAGATGTTCCAGAAGAAGCAGGACGGCTGCGTCAAGGTCGTGCTCGAGCCGTGAGCCGGACGGTGGTCGTCACCGGCGCGAGCAGCGGGATCGGCCGGGCTGCGGCCCGGATGTTCGCCGCGCGCGGGGACCGGCTGGTCCTCGCCGCCCGGTCCCCCGGCACCCTCGCCGAGGTCCGCGACGAGTGCCGGGCCGCGGGCGCGCAGGTGCTGGACGTGCCCGTCGACATCACCGTCGAGGGCGCGCCGGCGGCGCTGGCCGACGCGGCCGTCGAGCGGTTCGGCGGGATCGACGTCTGGGTGCACACGGCGGCGGTGATGGTCTACGGCCGGTTCGAGGAGACCCCGCAACGGGTCTTCGAGCACGTCGTGCGCACCGACCTGCTGGGCGCCGCCGCCGTGGCCCGGGCGGCGCTGGAGCGCTTCCGGGCGGCCGGCGGCGGCACGCTGGTCCTGACCGGTTCGGTGCTCGGGCACATCACCGCGCCCTACCTGAGCGCCTACGTGGTCAGCAAGTGGGGGTTGCAGGGGCTGACCCGGGTGTTGCAGCAGGAGGCCCGGGAGACGCCGGGCGTGCACGTCTGCATCGTCAACCCGGGCAGCGTGGACACCCCGGTCTACCAGCGGGCCGCGAACTACCTGGGCCGGACCGGCCGCCCGCCGCTGCCGGTCGCCACGCCCGAGCGGGTGGCGCGGGCCGTCGTGGACTGCGCGGATCGGCCCCGCCGGGAGGTGTCGGTGGGCCGGGCCAACGTGGTCATGCGCGTCGGCTTCACCGCCCTGCCCGGTGTCTACGACGCGCTCGTCGGGCCGCTGATGCGACTGGCCGGGCTGACCGACCGCCCGGTGGCGCCGCACGACGGGGTGGTGTTCGCGCCGGATCCGGCCAGCGCGGCCGTGCGCGGCGGTTGGCTGCCCGACCTGGGTCGGGTGGTCCGGGCCGTCGGTGGCCTCCCCGGGCCCGTCCTCGCGGCGGCCCGGAAACGGCCCCGGTGACCGGTTTCACGGGCCGCCGAGATGGCTCACTTCGCCTAGGGTGGTCGGCCGGGAGACATTCCGGCCCACCACGACGGGAGAGACGATTGACCATCCGGGTGAACCGCAGGACCGCGCTGGGACTCGGCACGGTGGCCACCGCCGGCACGGTACTCGGCGCCGCCACACCGGCGTCCGCCGCCTCCGACGTCACCGAACCGGCTCCGACCACACCCCAGCAGGCGGCCCGCCGGGTCGCCGCCAGCTACGCCCGGCAGACCGAGGAGGCCGGCGGCAACTGGCAGGCCTACGTCAGCGTCGCCGACCCGGCCGGCGAGCCGGTGGTGGCGGTGGCCGACGAGCCGGACCGGCGGATCGAGGCGTACAGCGTCAACAAGATCGCGGTGGCGGCGGCCGTGCTGGACAAGGTCGACCGAGGGCTGCTGACGCTCGACCAGCGGGTCGAGGTCACCGCCGCGATCGTGGTGCCCGGCGGCGACGGCATGTTCAGCCTCGACGGGGCGTACCCGAGCTTCGTGACCCTCGGCCACGTGCTGGCCAACCTGCTGACCGTCTCCGACGACACGGCGGTGCGGCTGTGCGGCCTGGTCTGCCCCGCCGCCGAGCTCAACCAGATCCTGCGGGACAAGGGCTTCCCGAACACGCAGGTGCAGCCGGTGGCCAACCCGAACCGGTTCTTCCTCGGCACCAGCACCCCCCGCGAGACGCACGACCTGCTGCGCGCGCTGGTGGGCGGCACGCTGCTCTCGCCGGCCGCCACGGCGTTCGTGCTGCGGCAGTTGCGCGCCCCCGTCGCGTTCACCGACGGCATCCGGCGCGTCATGTCCTCGACGCAGCGGGCCAGGATCGCCACGAAGGCCGGCTGGTTCGCCGACGCCCGCCACGAGGCCGGGGTGATCTTCGACGCGGCGGGCGCGCCCGTGCTGACGTACGCCCTCTTCGCCGACGGCCAGGCGGGCGCCGACGACTTCGGCGCCACCCACCCGGCGGTCGAGGCCCGGGCCCGGATGGGCCGGCGCTTCCTCGCTGCGGTCGACCGCCTCACGGGCACCGGCATCACCCACCGACCGGCGGTGCAGCGGCCCAGCAACGGCGGCTGAGCGACGCGAACCGCGCCATCTCGGCCCACGCGGCGCGGTGGCGCGGTGGCGCGGTGGCGCGGTGGCGCGGTGGCGCGGTGGCGCGGTGGCGCGGTGGCGCGGTGGCGCGGTGGCGCGGTGGCGCGGTGGCGCGGATCCCGGCGCGGGTGGCCCCGACCCGTCGGGGCCGCCCGACCGCCGGCAGCCCCGGCGAGGGCCGGGCTACCGTGTACGACGGGACACGGCGGAGGGACGGCGATGGGCGCACCAGCGGAACGCACGGGACTCGACCGGGCGCTCGGGCGCCGGCTGCGCGGGGCGGCGGGGCTGGCCGCGCTGGCCGGGCTCGCGTGGGTCGCCCGGGACGTGCCGGCGGCGCTCGGCGGGCGGCTCGCCGGCGCGCGGGCGGAGCGGGCGGCGCGCTCGCCGCAGTTCCGCGACGGCGCCTTCCGCAACCCGGGCGGCACCCGCTCGATGGCGGGCGCCCCCGACCGCGACCTGATCCGTGAGCTGATCTTCGGCAAACAGAAGCGCCGCCCCAGCGCGCCGGTGCCGCTGCTGCGCCCCGGTGCCGCGCCGACCGCCGACGCCGCGCGCGAACTGAACGTCGTCTGGTACGGCCACGCCTCCGCGCTGATCGAGATCGAGGGGCGCAAGGTGCTGCTCGACCCGGTGTGGAGCGAGCGGTGCTCCCCGTCGACGCTGGTCGGCCCGCGTCGCCTGCACGAGCCGCCGGTCCGCCTCGACGAGCTGCCCCCGGTCGACGCGATCCTCATCTCGCACGACCACTACGACCACCTGGACATGGCGACCGTCCAGGCGCTGACCGCCCTGCAGTCGGCGCCGTTCCTGGTGCCGCTCGGGGTGGGCGCGCACCTGGACCGCTGGGGCGTGCCGGCGACGCGGATCGTCGAGCTGGACTGGTCGGAGAGCCACCGGGTGGCCGGGCTGGAGATCACCGCCACCGCCGCCCAGCACTTCTCCGGCCGGGGGTTGCGCCGCGACGGCACGCTGTGGAGCTCGTGGGTGGTGGCGGGCGCGCACCGGAAGGTCTTCTACACCGGCGACTCCGGCTACTTCGACGGCTACGCCGAGATCGGCGAGCGGCACGGGCCGTTCGACGTCACGCTGATGCAGATCGGCGCGTACGACCGGGCCTGGCCGAGCATCCACATGTTCCCCGAGGAGGCCGTCGCCGCCCACCTCGACCTGCGCGGCGGGCTGCTCGTGCCGGTGCACTGGGCGACGTTCAACCTGGCCCTGCACGACTGGTCCGAGCCGGTGGACCGGATCTGGGCCGAGGCGAAGGCCCGGGACGTACGGCTGGCCGTGCCCCGCCCCGGCGAGCGGGTGACGGTGGACGACCCGCCCGCCGTCGACGGCTGGTGGCAGGCCGTCGCCTGAGGCGTGCGGAAGGGGCCACGTCGACGCCCGCGGTGGCGGCAGGGCCCTGCGGTCACAGTACGAAGGCGTCGGTCCAGAGCGCGCCGGAACGGCCCGACAGGGAGTCGAGCATGGCGACCGCCTGGCCGTCGGTGAGCTGGGCGACGAAGTCGACGATCGCCCGGCCGCGGGCCCTGCCGATCCGGTCCGGCGTACGCGGGTGCAGCTCCGCCTCGGCCAGCTCGACCAGGTCGTGCAGGCGGCGCGGCAGCCGGGACTCCTCCTCCGGGTCGAGCAGCCAGTCCAGCAGCGCCTCGACCAGGGTGCCCAGCAGCCGGGCCTGCCCGCGCTGGTGCAGGGCCAGGTCCGGCCGGGCCAGCACGAAGCGGTGGTGGACGAACTTGAGCACCTGCACCTCGTGCCACTGGGCCGGGGCGAGCAGCACGTGGCCGGAACGCACCGACGGCCGCTCGACCACCGTGATCGCGTCGACGAACCGGGTGGTCCAGCGGGCCGAGAAGCGGGCCACGTACTGCTCCGCCTCGATGGAGCCGTCGAAGGGCATGGCCAGCAGCCCCTCCACCAGCTCCTCGCGGACGTGCTCGACGGCGGCGGCGAACGCCTCGTCGTCGGCGACCCAGGCGTCCTTGCGGTGCAGCTGCCGACGCAGCCGCTCGATCGCCGACCCGGGCCGGCGAGCCGCAGCGGCCAGCGCGGCGTCGGTGATGGCCCGGTAGTGCCCGCTCTCGCGCTGCCACGCCATCAGCTCGGCGGCCACCGCGCCCTGCTGGAGCACCCCGACGCGGTAGAAGTCCTCCACGTCGTGGATCGCGTACGCGATGTCGTCGGCGGTGTCCATCACCGACGCCTCGACGGTCTGCTGCCAGTCCGGGATCCGGCCGACGAACGGCTCCCGGGCCTGCCGCAGGTCGTCGACCTCAGTCCGGTACGCCCCGAACTTCGACGAGCCGCTGCCCGGGTCGTCCGGTGGCGGGGTGGCACCGCGCGGCGGCGGGTCCATCAGCCGGGGGTGCGGGTCGGGGTGGTCCAGCCGCGTCCAGGGATACTTCAGCATGGCCGCGCGGACCGCCGCCGTCAGGTCCAGGCCGGTGGTCGCCGCGCCGCGGATCTCGGTGCTGGTGACGATGCGGTACGACTGGGCGTTGCCCTCGAATCCGTCGGTGAGTCCCAGCCGCTGCCGGGCCAGCCGGTCGAGCACCCGCTCCCCCAGGTGCCCGAACGGCGGGTGGCCGAGGTCGTGCGCGAGGGCGGCGGCCTCCACCACGTCCGGGTCGCAGCCGCCCAGTTTCTCCAGCAGGTCGCCGTGCTCGCCGTCGGCGGTGAGCCGCTCGGCGATCGCCCGGGCCACCTGGGCGACCTTGAGGCTGTGCGTCAGCCGGTTGTGCACCAGCAGGCCGGAGCCGCCGGGGCTGACCACCTGGGTCACGCCGTTGAGCCGGGCGAAGAACGGCGAGGCCACGATCCGGTCCCGGTCGGCCCGGAAGGGGCTGGCGGCGAGGTCGCCGAGGGCCCGGGCGCTGCCGCCGAAGAGCCGCCGGGCCCGCGGGTCCGCGGGAGGTTCCATGATCGCCACGCTAGCGCAGTGCGGGCCGGGACGGCGCACGCCCGCCGCTTCCGCAGCCGCGACGTCGCGGGCGAGGCGGGGCAAGGGTCCCTCCGCCCACCTGCGGCGACGACGAGTGCCCTTCCTTAACATCCGGCGCGCCGGGGCGGGGGCGGCGACGGGCGTCGGTGCGGGCCGGCAGAATGCACGGCGGAACCCACACCGAAGGCGGATCGAGATCGTGACCCTCTCTGTTCATCAGCGGATCGCCGAGGAACTCGGCGTCGCCGAGCGTCAGGTACGGGCGGCCGTCGAGCTGCTCGACGGCGGCGCCACCGTGCCGTTCATCGCCCGGTACCGCAAGGAGGCCACCGGCCTGCTCGACGACACCCAGCTGCGCACCCTGGAGGAGCGGCTGCGCTACCTGCGCGAGCTGGACGAGCGGCGCGCGGCGGTGCTGGAGTCGATCCGCGGCCAGGGCAAGCTCGACGAGGCCCTGGAAGCGCAGATCATGGCGGCCGAGTCGAAGTCCCGCCTGGAGGACATCTACCTGCCCTACAAGCCCAAGCGTCGGACGCGGGCGCAGATCGCCCGCGAGGCCGGGCTGGAGCCGCTCGCCGAGTCGCTGCTGGCCGACCCGGGGCAGGACCCGCGCCAGGCCGCCGCCGGCTTCGTGGACGCGGACCGGGGCGTCGCCGATCCCGCCGCCGCCCTGGAGGGCGCCCGCGCCATCCTCATCGAGCGGTTCGCCGAGGACGCCGACCTGATCGGCACGCTGCGCGAGCAGATGTGGTCGCGGGGCCGGC harbors:
- a CDS encoding zinc-dependent alcohol dehydrogenase, which produces MKALTWQGKRDVRVEDVPDPRIEEPTDAIVRITSTAICGSDLHLYEVLGPFLKPGDVLGHEPMGVVEEVGPGVTRLKPGDRVVVPFNISCGSCWMCERKLYAQCETTQVTAQGKGAALFGYTSLYGSVPGGQAEYLRVPHAQFGPIKVPDTGPDERWLYLSDILPTAWQAVKYADTPRGGTLAVFGLGPVGQFCARIGRHLGADRVIGLDLVPERLAMARRHGIEVLDVSKLDNVPDALIDLVDGRGPDAVIDAVGMEAHGAPLGKLAQTAAGLLPDKLAQTMTDKVGVDRLVVLKAALKAVRRGGTVSISGVYGGEVDPMPLMEMFDRGVQLRMGQCHVRRWTDEIVPLLSDDADPLGVADLRTHRVPLAQAPQAYEMFQKKQDGCVKVVLEP
- a CDS encoding SDR family NAD(P)-dependent oxidoreductase; the encoded protein is MSRTVVVTGASSGIGRAAARMFAARGDRLVLAARSPGTLAEVRDECRAAGAQVLDVPVDITVEGAPAALADAAVERFGGIDVWVHTAAVMVYGRFEETPQRVFEHVVRTDLLGAAAVARAALERFRAAGGGTLVLTGSVLGHITAPYLSAYVVSKWGLQGLTRVLQQEARETPGVHVCIVNPGSVDTPVYQRAANYLGRTGRPPLPVATPERVARAVVDCADRPRREVSVGRANVVMRVGFTALPGVYDALVGPLMRLAGLTDRPVAPHDGVVFAPDPASAAVRGGWLPDLGRVVRAVGGLPGPVLAAARKRPR
- a CDS encoding serine hydrolase, with the protein product MTIRVNRRTALGLGTVATAGTVLGAATPASAASDVTEPAPTTPQQAARRVAASYARQTEEAGGNWQAYVSVADPAGEPVVAVADEPDRRIEAYSVNKIAVAAAVLDKVDRGLLTLDQRVEVTAAIVVPGGDGMFSLDGAYPSFVTLGHVLANLLTVSDDTAVRLCGLVCPAAELNQILRDKGFPNTQVQPVANPNRFFLGTSTPRETHDLLRALVGGTLLSPAATAFVLRQLRAPVAFTDGIRRVMSSTQRARIATKAGWFADARHEAGVIFDAAGAPVLTYALFADGQAGADDFGATHPAVEARARMGRRFLAAVDRLTGTGITHRPAVQRPSNGG
- a CDS encoding MBL fold metallo-hydrolase, coding for MGAPAERTGLDRALGRRLRGAAGLAALAGLAWVARDVPAALGGRLAGARAERAARSPQFRDGAFRNPGGTRSMAGAPDRDLIRELIFGKQKRRPSAPVPLLRPGAAPTADAARELNVVWYGHASALIEIEGRKVLLDPVWSERCSPSTLVGPRRLHEPPVRLDELPPVDAILISHDHYDHLDMATVQALTALQSAPFLVPLGVGAHLDRWGVPATRIVELDWSESHRVAGLEITATAAQHFSGRGLRRDGTLWSSWVVAGAHRKVFYTGDSGYFDGYAEIGERHGPFDVTLMQIGAYDRAWPSIHMFPEEAVAAHLDLRGGLLVPVHWATFNLALHDWSEPVDRIWAEAKARDVRLAVPRPGERVTVDDPPAVDGWWQAVA
- a CDS encoding deoxyguanosinetriphosphate triphosphohydrolase family protein, which produces MEPPADPRARRLFGGSARALGDLAASPFRADRDRIVASPFFARLNGVTQVVSPGGSGLLVHNRLTHSLKVAQVARAIAERLTADGEHGDLLEKLGGCDPDVVEAAALAHDLGHPPFGHLGERVLDRLARQRLGLTDGFEGNAQSYRIVTSTEIRGAATTGLDLTAAVRAAMLKYPWTRLDHPDPHPRLMDPPPRGATPPPDDPGSGSSKFGAYRTEVDDLRQAREPFVGRIPDWQQTVEASVMDTADDIAYAIHDVEDFYRVGVLQQGAVAAELMAWQRESGHYRAITDAALAAAARRPGSAIERLRRQLHRKDAWVADDEAFAAAVEHVREELVEGLLAMPFDGSIEAEQYVARFSARWTTRFVDAITVVERPSVRSGHVLLAPAQWHEVQVLKFVHHRFVLARPDLALHQRGQARLLGTLVEALLDWLLDPEEESRLPRRLHDLVELAEAELHPRTPDRIGRARGRAIVDFVAQLTDGQAVAMLDSLSGRSGALWTDAFVL